The proteins below come from a single Agrobacterium vitis genomic window:
- a CDS encoding DnaJ domain-containing protein: MLGLERDADEAAVKAAYRKKAKSAHPDAGGDPDEFGRITTSYDLLKDPVRRKVYDDTGYDPQLADVADLKGLMVLESLINDMILDEREPGSFDPVAGLRRKLTDDILKARFHILELERHRTRIRKHVDRIGRRPETDVLGSMLRARTQSIAEAIKNAETQIDAIERAYSMLEGYSYELEPLVETLSDPVPDLPKAAE, translated from the coding sequence ATGCTGGGTTTGGAGCGCGATGCCGATGAGGCGGCGGTCAAGGCGGCGTATCGCAAGAAGGCCAAGAGCGCCCATCCAGATGCCGGCGGCGACCCGGATGAATTTGGCAGGATCACTACGTCCTACGATCTCTTGAAGGATCCGGTTCGCCGTAAGGTCTATGATGATACCGGCTATGATCCGCAATTGGCCGATGTTGCCGACCTGAAGGGCTTGATGGTGCTGGAATCGCTGATTAACGACATGATTCTTGACGAGCGCGAGCCCGGCAGTTTCGATCCGGTCGCGGGCCTGCGCCGCAAGTTGACGGACGATATCCTCAAAGCCCGGTTTCATATTCTGGAACTGGAGCGTCACCGCACCCGTATCCGCAAGCATGTGGATCGTATTGGCCGGCGACCTGAAACCGATGTGCTCGGCTCGATGTTGCGCGCCCGCACCCAGTCGATTGCCGAAGCGATCAAGAATGCCGAAACCCAGATCGACGCCATCGAGCGCGCCTATTCCATGCTAGAGGGCTATTCCTACGAGCTGGAACCACTGGTGGAGACGCTGTCCGATCCTGTTCCGGATCTGCCGAAGGCGGCTGAATAG
- the purL gene encoding phosphoribosylformylglycinamidine synthase subunit PurL: MTIPNSIPITPELVASHGLKPEEYDRILQLIGREPTFTELGIFSAMWNEHCSYKSSKRWLRTLPTTGARVIQGPGENAGVVDIDDGDCVVFKMESHNHPSYIEPYQGAATGVGGILRDVFTMGARPIAAMNALRFGAPDHPKTRHLVSGVVAGVGGYGNAFGVPTVGGEVEFDERYNGNILVNAFAAGLAKSDAIFLSEAKGVGLPVVYLGAKTGRDGVGGATMASAEFDESIDEKRPTVQVGDPFTEKCLLEACLELMKTGAVIAIQDMGAAGLTCSAVEMGAKGDLGIELDLDTVPVREENMTAYEMMLSESQERMLMVLEPSKEEVAKEIFVKWGLDFAIVGKTTDDLRFRILHQGEEVANLPIKDLGDQAPEYDRPWRESDKRGPLPANLVDEPADYRAAILSLVGSANQSSRRWVYEQYDTLIQGNSLQLPGGDAGVVRVENHPTKALAFSSDVTPRYVEADPFEGGKQAVAECWRNITATGAEPLAATDNLNFGNPEKPEIMGQLVEAIKGIGEACRALDFPIVSGNVSLYNETNGVAILPTPTIAGVGLLPDWSRMAKIGGAQDGDHVLLIGTDGSHLGSSIYLRDLLGRTDGPAPEVDLHAERRNGDFIRSAIRNGQVTACHDISSGGLGIALAEMAMASSKGLSIDLSESRGPAHALLFGEDQARYVVTVPADLANFICANAEGAGVPFRRLGKVGGDALVIDGMCTITVEELRNTHESWFPDFMDGKAETLAAAQ, translated from the coding sequence ATGACGATCCCGAATTCCATCCCGATCACCCCGGAACTGGTAGCCTCCCACGGCCTGAAGCCGGAGGAATATGACCGGATTCTGCAATTGATCGGACGGGAGCCGACATTTACCGAGCTTGGTATTTTCTCGGCCATGTGGAACGAACATTGCTCCTACAAATCTTCCAAGCGCTGGCTGCGCACCCTGCCCACCACGGGCGCGCGCGTTATTCAAGGTCCGGGCGAAAATGCAGGCGTGGTCGATATCGATGATGGCGATTGCGTGGTCTTCAAGATGGAAAGCCACAACCACCCTTCTTATATCGAACCTTATCAAGGTGCTGCGACCGGTGTTGGCGGCATTCTGCGCGACGTTTTCACCATGGGCGCGCGTCCGATTGCCGCCATGAACGCGCTGCGCTTCGGCGCACCGGATCATCCGAAGACACGGCATCTCGTCTCCGGCGTTGTGGCTGGCGTCGGCGGCTATGGCAATGCCTTTGGAGTTCCCACCGTGGGCGGCGAAGTGGAATTCGACGAGCGCTATAACGGCAATATCCTGGTCAACGCCTTTGCCGCTGGCCTTGCAAAGTCGGACGCGATCTTCCTGTCCGAGGCCAAGGGCGTTGGCCTGCCGGTCGTCTATCTCGGCGCCAAAACCGGCCGCGATGGCGTCGGCGGCGCGACCATGGCGTCGGCGGAATTCGACGAATCCATCGACGAAAAGCGCCCGACCGTACAGGTCGGCGACCCCTTCACCGAAAAATGCCTGCTGGAAGCCTGCCTTGAACTGATGAAGACCGGTGCGGTCATCGCCATTCAGGACATGGGTGCCGCCGGTCTCACCTGTTCGGCGGTGGAAATGGGTGCCAAGGGCGATCTCGGCATCGAGCTTGACCTCGACACCGTGCCGGTGCGCGAAGAAAATATGACCGCCTATGAAATGATGCTCTCGGAAAGCCAGGAGCGCATGCTGATGGTGCTGGAGCCATCCAAGGAAGAGGTCGCCAAGGAGATCTTCGTCAAATGGGGCCTGGATTTCGCTATTGTCGGCAAAACCACCGACGACCTGCGCTTCCGCATCCTACATCAAGGCGAGGAAGTCGCCAATCTGCCGATCAAGGACTTAGGCGATCAGGCACCCGAATATGACCGCCCATGGCGCGAATCAGACAAGCGCGGCCCCCTGCCCGCCAATCTGGTGGACGAGCCAGCCGATTACCGCGCCGCTATTCTGTCGCTGGTCGGTTCGGCCAACCAGTCCAGCCGCCGCTGGGTCTATGAACAATATGATACGCTGATCCAGGGGAATTCGCTTCAGCTTCCCGGCGGTGACGCGGGCGTAGTGCGGGTGGAAAATCATCCGACCAAGGCACTGGCCTTCTCCTCGGATGTCACGCCGCGTTATGTCGAAGCCGATCCGTTTGAAGGCGGTAAGCAGGCCGTGGCTGAATGCTGGCGCAACATTACCGCGACCGGCGCCGAGCCGCTGGCCGCCACCGACAACCTCAACTTCGGCAATCCCGAAAAGCCCGAAATCATGGGCCAGCTGGTGGAAGCCATCAAGGGCATCGGCGAAGCCTGCCGGGCGCTGGATTTCCCGATCGTCTCGGGCAATGTCTCGCTGTATAACGAAACCAATGGCGTCGCGATCCTACCGACCCCGACCATTGCCGGCGTTGGCCTGTTGCCCGACTGGAGCCGGATGGCGAAAATCGGCGGCGCCCAGGATGGCGATCATGTCCTGCTGATCGGCACCGATGGCTCCCATCTCGGCAGCTCGATCTATCTGCGTGACCTTCTTGGCCGCACCGATGGCCCGGCGCCTGAGGTGGACCTGCATGCCGAGCGCCGCAATGGCGATTTCATCCGCTCGGCGATCCGCAATGGTCAGGTAACTGCCTGCCATGACATTTCCTCTGGTGGTCTCGGGATTGCTCTGGCCGAAATGGCGATGGCCTCGTCCAAGGGCCTTTCCATCGACCTGTCAGAAAGCCGCGGCCCAGCCCATGCGCTGCTGTTTGGTGAAGACCAGGCCCGCTATGTTGTCACGGTTCCGGCTGATCTTGCCAATTTCATCTGTGCGAATGCTGAAGGTGCGGGTGTACCGTTCCGCCGTCTTGGCAAGGTTGGCGGCGATGCGCTTGTCATCGACGGTATGTGTACAATCACCGTTGAGGAATTGCGCAACACGCATGAATCGTGGTTCCCTGACTTCATGGATGGCAAGGCTGAAACCCTGGCCGCCGCGCAGTAA
- a CDS encoding BolA/IbaG family iron-sulfur metabolism protein, translating to MAMKPGDIEDMIKAGIPGAKVVIRDLAGDGDHYAAEVVAEAFRGKSRVQQHQMVYDALKGNMGGVLHALALQTSIPEA from the coding sequence ATGGCTATGAAGCCCGGCGATATCGAAGACATGATCAAAGCGGGTATTCCCGGCGCCAAGGTCGTCATCCGCGATCTGGCTGGCGATGGCGACCACTATGCCGCTGAAGTCGTGGCCGAAGCCTTTCGCGGCAAGTCGCGCGTGCAGCAGCACCAGATGGTCTACGATGCCCTGAAAGGCAATATGGGCGGGGTGCTGCATGCCCTCGCCCTGCAAACCTCCATCCCCGAAGCCTGA
- the grxD gene encoding Grx4 family monothiol glutaredoxin, with protein sequence MSGVNEFIDNAVKSNDVVLFMKGTPQFPQCGFSGQVVQMLDYLGIDYKGINVLADQEIREGIKTYSNWPTIPQLYVKGEFIGGCDIVREMFQAGELQSHLEEKGIAVRGAA encoded by the coding sequence ATGAGCGGTGTAAACGAATTCATTGATAATGCTGTAAAAAGCAATGATGTCGTGCTTTTCATGAAGGGCACGCCCCAGTTTCCGCAATGCGGATTTTCGGGCCAGGTCGTACAGATGCTCGATTATCTCGGCATCGACTACAAAGGCATCAATGTGCTCGCCGACCAGGAAATTCGCGAAGGCATCAAGACCTATTCCAACTGGCCGACCATTCCGCAACTTTATGTGAAGGGCGAATTCATCGGCGGATGCGATATCGTCCGGGAAATGTTCCAGGCCGGTGAGTTGCAGTCTCACCTCGAGGAAAAAGGCATTGCCGTTCGCGGCGCCGCCTGA
- a CDS encoding multidrug effflux MFS transporter, translating into MSKLEFVFLCAALMAMNALAIDIMLPALQQIGEALNVVNENHRQYVVTSYLIGFGCAQLIYGPLSDRFGRRTPMLIGLIVYVLAALAITIVPSFAGLLILRFIQGAGSAGTRVITISIVRDVYGGRQMAEVMSLIMMVFMIIPVVAPGTGQIIMFFGNWHLIFLFIAVGGILTSIWMQMRLPETLDPENRREFTPKVILQGFKIVLTNRIALFYTLASTFIFGALFGFINSAQQIYMGIYGLGVWFPFAFAAVAIFMALSSYVNSKLVGRIGMRRLSHGSLLGFIAINALWLLAETFGPTPLPFVVFMTFFAISMFQFGWIGGNFQTLAIEPLGHVAGTASSVLGFISTVGGSVLGAIVGQAFDGTSRPLVAGYFFLGVIGLVFVLIAEKGKLFQPHNPKV; encoded by the coding sequence ATGAGCAAGCTGGAATTCGTCTTTCTCTGCGCCGCATTGATGGCAATGAACGCGTTGGCGATCGACATCATGCTTCCTGCCTTGCAGCAGATCGGCGAAGCCCTCAATGTCGTCAATGAAAATCACCGGCAATATGTCGTGACGTCATACCTGATCGGGTTTGGCTGCGCGCAATTGATCTATGGCCCGCTGTCGGATCGGTTCGGGCGGCGCACGCCGATGTTGATCGGTCTCATCGTCTATGTTCTGGCAGCACTGGCGATCACCATTGTGCCAAGCTTCGCCGGATTGCTGATCCTGCGCTTCATCCAGGGTGCCGGCTCGGCTGGAACCCGGGTGATCACCATTTCCATCGTGCGCGATGTCTACGGCGGACGCCAGATGGCGGAGGTGATGTCGCTGATCATGATGGTTTTCATGATTATCCCGGTCGTCGCCCCCGGAACCGGTCAGATCATCATGTTCTTCGGCAACTGGCACCTGATCTTCCTGTTCATTGCTGTTGGCGGCATTCTCACCAGCATCTGGATGCAGATGCGGCTACCGGAAACACTCGATCCCGAAAATCGACGGGAATTCACCCCGAAAGTCATCCTCCAGGGCTTCAAGATCGTCCTGACCAACCGCATTGCCCTGTTCTACACACTGGCAAGCACCTTCATCTTCGGGGCGCTGTTCGGCTTCATTAACTCAGCCCAGCAGATCTACATGGGCATTTATGGTCTGGGCGTCTGGTTTCCATTCGCCTTTGCTGCCGTGGCGATTTTCATGGCGCTGTCGTCCTATGTCAATTCGAAGCTGGTCGGGCGAATTGGTATGCGGCGCCTGTCTCATGGCTCGCTTCTCGGCTTCATCGCCATCAATGCCCTATGGTTGCTGGCCGAAACTTTCGGGCCGACACCATTGCCCTTCGTGGTGTTCATGACATTCTTTGCCATCTCGATGTTCCAGTTCGGCTGGATCGGCGGCAATTTCCAGACGCTTGCCATCGAACCGCTCGGCCACGTCGCCGGAACGGCCTCCTCGGTCCTCGGCTTCATTTCCACCGTCGGCGGCTCGGTTCTCGGCGCTATCGTCGGTCAGGCCTTCGATGGAACATCCCGCCCGCTGGTCGCAGGCTACTTCTTTCTCGGCGTTATCGGTTTGGTCTTCGTGCTGATTGCCGAAAAAGGCAAGCTGTTTCAGCCGCATAACCCAAAGGTCTAA
- a CDS encoding inositol monophosphatase family protein has product MADIDIAALANLLQEAAVTEILPRFRNLGEGDVRMKTEAIDLVTEADEAAERLIHSRIKELMPDAVFIGEEAVAADPALLDKLADAELAVVVDPIDGTFNFAAGLPLFGVMLSVVRQGETVAGLIYDPMGNDWAIVEKGSGAWLCKPDGNQEKMEVRPAPDLAQMIGIANVGFFELEARRKLLVNLAEVRLFTSYRCAAHEYRILCQGHMHFAMYNKLMPWDHLAGTLMAQEAGAYAARFDGSAYLPHHTNGGLLIAPDKESWTELREKIFNV; this is encoded by the coding sequence ATGGCCGATATCGACATTGCAGCCCTTGCCAATCTTCTGCAGGAAGCGGCAGTCACGGAAATCCTGCCGCGTTTTCGCAATCTGGGCGAGGGCGATGTGCGGATGAAAACCGAGGCCATCGATCTGGTCACCGAGGCCGATGAAGCAGCGGAGCGGTTGATCCACAGCCGTATCAAGGAGTTGATGCCGGATGCTGTCTTCATTGGTGAGGAAGCGGTTGCCGCTGATCCGGCCCTGCTGGACAAGCTGGCGGATGCGGAGTTGGCCGTGGTAGTCGATCCCATCGACGGTACCTTTAATTTTGCGGCCGGCCTGCCGCTGTTCGGGGTTATGCTCAGCGTCGTACGTCAGGGCGAAACCGTTGCGGGCCTGATTTACGACCCGATGGGCAACGACTGGGCAATCGTTGAAAAAGGCAGTGGCGCCTGGCTCTGCAAACCCGATGGCAACCAGGAAAAGATGGAGGTGCGCCCGGCACCCGATCTCGCCCAGATGATCGGCATTGCCAATGTCGGCTTCTTCGAACTGGAGGCGCGCCGCAAGCTGCTGGTCAATCTGGCTGAGGTGCGGCTGTTCACCAGCTATCGCTGTGCTGCCCACGAATACCGCATTCTCTGCCAGGGCCATATGCATTTTGCCATGTATAACAAGCTGATGCCATGGGATCACCTGGCTGGCACGCTGATGGCCCAGGAGGCAGGCGCCTATGCTGCCCGCTTCGACGGCTCAGCCTACCTGCCGCACCACACCAACGGCGGCCTGCTGATTGCCCCAGACAAAGAAAGCTGGACCGAATTGCGGGAAAAGATTTTCAACGTTTAA
- a CDS encoding inositol monophosphatase family protein produces MPPVFQDRDIDAVLQIVKDAAASQIVPRFRRLGVSDISEKKSSIDLVTEADLLSEKQMTDAFLARWPGALIVGEEACETNPGVIDALRDAELAFVIDPVDGTFNFQAGLPLHATNLAVVVRGETVAGIIHESVLGDTLVASRGAGAQFLRADGERVPVKVAAPCDLSAMVGTISINELTGEEKRRIAGNLTKTKMAFAFNCSAYEYWLVATGKVHFIGHYKLMPWDHLAGVLIHQEAGGVTARFDGSPYRPGDTTGGILTAPDRDSWEMILREVIQAR; encoded by the coding sequence GTGCCTCCCGTGTTTCAAGATCGTGATATCGACGCCGTCCTGCAAATCGTCAAGGACGCCGCCGCCAGCCAGATCGTGCCTCGTTTTCGCCGTCTCGGCGTTTCCGATATTTCCGAAAAGAAATCCTCTATCGATCTCGTCACAGAGGCCGATCTTCTGTCGGAAAAGCAGATGACGGACGCTTTTCTGGCCCGCTGGCCCGGTGCCTTGATCGTCGGTGAGGAGGCATGCGAAACCAATCCAGGCGTGATCGACGCGTTGAGGGATGCGGAGCTGGCATTCGTCATCGATCCGGTCGACGGAACGTTCAATTTCCAGGCTGGCCTGCCTTTGCATGCTACCAATCTCGCCGTTGTGGTGCGCGGTGAGACTGTGGCGGGGATTATCCACGAATCGGTACTTGGCGATACGCTGGTGGCCTCCCGCGGTGCCGGTGCGCAGTTTTTGCGTGCCGATGGCGAGCGCGTGCCGGTCAAGGTGGCTGCCCCATGCGATCTCTCGGCCATGGTGGGAACGATTTCCATCAATGAATTGACGGGCGAGGAAAAGCGGCGGATTGCTGGTAATCTCACAAAGACGAAGATGGCCTTCGCCTTCAATTGCTCTGCCTATGAATATTGGCTGGTTGCCACCGGCAAAGTTCATTTCATCGGCCATTACAAATTGATGCCCTGGGACCATTTGGCCGGTGTGCTGATCCACCAAGAGGCTGGCGGCGTGACTGCCAGATTCGATGGCAGCCCCTATCGTCCCGGCGATACCACCGGCGGCATCCTGACGGCACCGGATCGCGACAGCTGGGAGATGATTCTACGCGAAGTGATCCAGGCGCGATAA
- the ttcA gene encoding tRNA 2-thiocytidine(32) synthetase TtcA: protein MNLAFAGSATDRTEADEAEDAQENVRHPLFSAAPQSVSFNKLRKRLLRQVRQAMDDFGMLNGQKRWLIGLSGGKDSYGLLALLMDLKWRGLLPVELIACNLDQGQPNFPKHVLPDYLKSIGMPHRIEYRDTYSIVKEKVPAGGTYCSLCSRLRRGNLYRIAREEGCDALVLGHHREDILETFFMNFFHGGRLAAMPAKLLNDEGDLFVLRPLAYAAEDDLAKFAVAMEFPIIPCDLCGSQDGLQRNAMKDMLAGIEAKMPGRKDAMLRALSHVNPSHLLDPALFDFSGLVVTKPS, encoded by the coding sequence ATGAACCTTGCATTTGCGGGAAGCGCGACGGACCGCACCGAGGCCGATGAGGCCGAAGACGCGCAGGAGAATGTTCGCCATCCCCTGTTTAGTGCCGCACCACAATCGGTATCCTTCAACAAGCTACGCAAGCGGTTGCTGCGCCAAGTGCGCCAGGCAATGGACGATTTCGGCATGCTGAACGGCCAGAAGCGCTGGCTGATTGGGCTTTCCGGTGGCAAGGACAGCTATGGTCTGCTGGCGTTGCTGATGGATTTGAAATGGCGCGGCCTGCTGCCCGTCGAGCTGATCGCCTGCAATCTCGATCAGGGGCAACCGAATTTTCCCAAACATGTCCTGCCGGATTACCTGAAATCCATCGGCATGCCGCATCGCATCGAATATCGAGATACTTATTCCATCGTCAAGGAAAAGGTCCCGGCGGGCGGCACTTATTGTTCGCTCTGCTCGCGGCTGCGGCGCGGTAATCTCTACCGCATCGCCCGCGAAGAAGGCTGTGACGCTCTGGTGCTCGGTCATCACCGCGAAGACATTCTCGAAACCTTCTTCATGAATTTTTTCCATGGTGGCCGGTTGGCAGCCATGCCAGCCAAGTTGCTAAATGATGAGGGCGATCTGTTCGTGCTGCGGCCATTGGCCTATGCGGCCGAGGATGACCTCGCCAAATTCGCTGTCGCGATGGAATTTCCTATCATCCCCTGCGATCTCTGTGGTTCGCAGGATGGTTTGCAGCGAAATGCAATGAAGGACATGCTGGCTGGAATCGAAGCCAAGATGCCGGGCCGCAAGGATGCGATGCTGAGAGCATTGTCGCATGTGAACCCCTCGCATCTGCTTGATCCTGCACTTTTTGACTTTTCCGGGCTGGTTGTCACGAAGCCGTCATAA
- a CDS encoding ChbG/HpnK family deacetylase codes for MISDMKINAAPLCIVADGYGLSPGVNQAIRTLLSEGKVRGTGCMTVFADWRDEASLLLPVIDRCGGAIGLHLTLTNFLPLSGVQPMCSFRRRLTQSFMGGVDKGKLQRELDAQLNAFIDVIGRVPDYIDGHQHIHFLPVVREWLVARRDLLISPRGNSPWLRGEPDARLATSLAQRAKISLVQRMARGFNTEMQAAGYAIKGPLTGFYERGKPNGFADALRYFRSHAPRDAVVMCHPGHSDAILRARDRLMMAREVEFAELMRQ; via the coding sequence GTGATCTCGGATATGAAAATCAATGCGGCGCCGCTATGCATCGTTGCCGATGGCTATGGCCTGTCGCCGGGCGTCAATCAGGCAATCAGGACGCTCCTCAGCGAAGGCAAGGTGCGTGGCACCGGCTGCATGACTGTGTTTGCCGATTGGCGCGACGAGGCTTCTCTGTTGCTGCCCGTGATCGACAGATGTGGCGGCGCCATCGGCCTGCACCTGACGCTGACCAATTTCCTGCCTTTGAGCGGCGTGCAGCCCATGTGTTCTTTCCGACGCCGTCTGACCCAGTCCTTCATGGGCGGTGTCGACAAGGGCAAGCTGCAGCGCGAGCTTGATGCGCAGCTCAACGCTTTTATCGATGTGATTGGTCGCGTGCCTGATTATATCGACGGTCATCAACACATTCATTTCCTGCCCGTGGTGCGGGAATGGCTGGTGGCGCGGCGTGATCTGCTGATCAGCCCGCGCGGCAACAGCCCCTGGCTGCGCGGTGAGCCGGATGCGCGGCTGGCGACAAGCCTTGCGCAGCGGGCCAAGATCAGCCTGGTGCAGCGCATGGCACGCGGTTTCAACACGGAAATGCAGGCGGCGGGCTATGCGATCAAGGGACCGCTGACTGGTTTTTACGAGCGCGGCAAGCCGAACGGCTTTGCCGATGCGCTTCGCTATTTTCGCAGCCATGCGCCGCGTGACGCCGTTGTCATGTGTCATCCTGGCCATTCGGATGCGATCCTGCGGGCGCGTGACCGGCTGATGATGGCCCGCGAGGTTGAATTTGCCGAGCTGATGCGCCAGTAA
- the rpsD gene encoding 30S ribosomal protein S4, with protein sequence MSKRASSKYKIDRRMGENIWGRPKSPVNRREYGPGQHGQRRKGKLSDFGVQLRAKQKLKGYYGDLREKQFRATYDEANRRKGDTSENLIGLLESRLDAIVYRAKFVPTVFAARQFVNHGHVSVNGVKVNIGSYRCKAGDVIEVRQKSKQLAIVLEATQLAERDVPDYIEVDHNKMVATFVRVPTLSDVPYAVIMEPQLVVEFYSR encoded by the coding sequence ATGAGCAAGCGCGCATCTTCCAAGTACAAAATCGATCGCCGCATGGGCGAAAATATCTGGGGCCGCCCGAAGTCCCCGGTTAACCGTCGCGAATACGGCCCCGGCCAGCACGGTCAGCGCCGCAAGGGCAAGCTTTCCGACTTCGGTGTGCAGCTGCGCGCCAAGCAGAAGCTTAAGGGCTACTACGGCGACCTGCGTGAAAAGCAGTTCCGCGCGACCTACGACGAAGCCAACCGTCGCAAGGGCGATACCTCCGAAAACTTGATCGGCCTGCTGGAATCGCGTCTGGACGCCATCGTCTACCGCGCCAAGTTCGTGCCGACGGTGTTTGCTGCCCGTCAGTTCGTCAACCACGGCCACGTTTCGGTCAATGGCGTCAAGGTGAACATCGGTTCTTACCGCTGCAAGGCTGGCGACGTTATCGAAGTGCGTCAGAAGTCCAAGCAGCTGGCCATCGTTCTGGAAGCCACTCAGCTCGCAGAACGTGACGTTCCCGATTACATCGAAGTTGATCACAACAAGATGGTTGCGACCTTCGTTCGCGTACCAACCCTGTCGGACGTTCCTTACGCTGTTATCATGGAACCGCAGCTGGTCGTCGAATTCTACTCGCGTTGA
- a CDS encoding TerC family protein: protein MDFLWVDFMGKPTWMWLFFLAVVLFLLILDLGVLHKNSKEIGMAESFAFSAFYITLGVLFGGWIWWQSGPQAGLEYLTGFVIEKSLAMDNIFVIAMIFGYFAIPRAYQHRVLLYGILGVIILRGIMIAAGAAIVESYHWVLYFFAAFLVFTGVKMLLSADSEYDVANNPALKLARRYLPVTDKLEGDRFVVRKQDETTGKLKTYITPLLLALIMVEFVDLVFAVDSIPAIFAITTDPYIVYTSNIFAILGLRALYFALSALIHRFAYLKYALSVVLIFIGSKIFLADMLGIAKIPPLLSLTITLAILAAGIVGSLWATRKDAKKDVIEG, encoded by the coding sequence ATGGATTTTCTTTGGGTCGATTTTATGGGCAAGCCAACATGGATGTGGCTTTTCTTCCTTGCAGTCGTACTATTTCTCCTCATACTCGATCTTGGCGTTCTGCATAAGAACAGCAAAGAGATCGGCATGGCTGAAAGCTTTGCTTTCTCGGCCTTCTACATCACTCTGGGCGTGTTGTTCGGCGGCTGGATATGGTGGCAATCGGGTCCGCAGGCCGGACTTGAATATCTGACCGGCTTTGTCATCGAAAAAAGCCTGGCGATGGACAATATCTTCGTCATCGCCATGATCTTCGGCTATTTCGCCATCCCTCGCGCCTATCAGCACCGCGTGCTGCTCTACGGTATTCTCGGCGTGATCATCCTGCGCGGCATCATGATTGCGGCAGGCGCGGCCATTGTCGAAAGCTACCACTGGGTTCTGTATTTCTTCGCGGCCTTCCTTGTGTTTACCGGCGTCAAAATGCTGCTATCAGCCGATAGCGAATATGATGTCGCCAACAACCCGGCTTTGAAGCTGGCGCGGCGCTACCTGCCTGTCACCGACAAGCTGGAAGGCGACCGTTTCGTGGTGCGTAAGCAAGACGAAACGACTGGTAAGCTTAAAACCTATATCACGCCGCTGCTTCTCGCGCTGATCATGGTGGAATTCGTTGACCTGGTGTTTGCGGTTGACTCCATCCCGGCGATTTTTGCGATCACCACGGATCCCTATATCGTCTACACCTCGAACATCTTCGCCATCCTCGGCTTGCGCGCCCTGTATTTCGCGCTGTCCGCCCTTATCCACCGCTTCGCTTACCTGAAATATGCGTTGTCGGTCGTTCTGATCTTCATCGGCTCGAAGATCTTTCTTGCCGACATGCTGGGTATCGCCAAGATCCCGCCGCTGCTGTCGCTAACCATCACGCTCGCCATCCTGGCGGCTGGTATCGTCGGATCGCTGTGGGCGACCCGCAAGGACGCGAAAAAGGATGTTATCGAAGGGTAA